The Aneurinibacillus migulanus genome contains the following window.
ATCTATATTTTTATATTTACAAAAATACATAATTATGATATATTATATGTAGGGGATGAAATAAGCCCTGCCCCGGAAAGGGGGGTATACAGTTGGATAAGGAAGAGCTTGCTTTATGGACGGGCGTTGCATCACTCGCCCTAACAGCGGCAAACATCGTTATTGCACTTCTTGTTTTGGAAGAGAAAATCGACCAAAGAAAAGAACGTCGCAAGAAGAAAAAAGCCGCTAAACGTAAAAAGGCTCCTAAGCGCCGGACACGCTAGAAGCCAGTAGCAAGGCAGGCCGAGTGCAATACTCGGTCTGTACTTCCCTATTCATCTTATACGCTTATTTTACATCCCCTATACCTAAAAGTAAAGCGAGGTATCCCTATGAACGTGTATTGGTTCGCTTTCATCTCAGCTATACTCGCTCTTGGTTCTTCACTTGTTGTTTTGTTTCTTCTTTTCAGTAAGCGCAAAAGAAAGGAACGTAAATAAATGGCAAAGAAAACACGCACATATAGACTTCACGAGGAAACTATCGAACTTCTAAAAGCTTGGTCATTCATTACCGAGAAAGATCAACAGGATATTTTAGAAGAAGCGTTTTTAGAGTATGCAAAGCAACACCCGGAACTTCACGAAAAAGCAAAGAAGGTTATCGAAGCTGTAAAGTGATAGAAGGGGTTAAGAAGAAAGGAGCCTCCCATCATCCGGGAGGCTGTATACTTAGTTTGTTTTTATAAATTTAGCAACATACTTTTCGCGTTCTTCCTTTGTAAAGTAAACCTGAACTACTTTCGTTCTCCACTTATCTAAAGATTCATCATTATGTATTTCATCAAGATTGATATTAAAATATTCTTCAATTGTTTTTCTGTTTACTTCTACATGATACTTTTTCCCGTTATAATTAACTGTCATTTTCACATCATTTAAACTGGGAAATTCACGTAATAAACGAAGTGGTTCTTCCATTAAAACTTTGTTTATTTTATCACCAGTTCCCCAATAATCATCAAACAATTGTTTTGTCATTTTATCTTTAGGATGAAGTTTTTTATGTTCCTCGAAATCAGCATATACAACTTCAGCAACAGAATCGTTTGCTTTCGCTTCTTTGATAAGCGTTCCACCTGCTAGTTTTGGCGCGTATTCATTAAAGCGTTTTATTTCTGATTCTGACATTACTCTTTCACTTTTGCTCTCTCCTTGAGTTTGTTCTGTGGTGGTTGATTTGTCATTAGGCAAAAGAGCAAATAGGACAATAATTAATACAATAAATATACCGAACACCGTAAAAATCTTTTTGTTTATTCTCTTGCGTTTTTCTAAATCCATACAAATTCTCCTTTTTATATATTTTACGTTTAATTATAGCATCGGTTTTGTTTGTTTTTCTTGTTAGTTTCAATGTGAGATGATTTATCTGTTTAAAACTAACTTTTGAACAGCGCACTGAGATATAATACTCCATTCCCCGATTGTAACTAAATATGATAATAAAAATGAAGTGGAGTGGAGTTCATAAGTGTATATAAAGACACAAAGAAAAGCCCAGATGATTCTAGGCTTTTTGTTTTGTAATATTGTAAAGCTTCCTTATTATATAGTGGTTTTCTGATATGTAGCGAAAAAGTGGTTTAGGTATCAATTCTAAACAGTATACTATAGCATAACAGATGACTTGTGATTTAGTTTAAAGATTGGGTGATACAAGAAAGTGAAAAATATTGTATCGTAGGTATATAATTCGTGTGAGTGGTAAATGCATTTGTTAACGCGAAACTAAAAGTGGAATATATACTTCATTGTTCTTAGCTTGCCCCCTTTTTGCCCCCATTTCCCTGAAGAGGTATGAAATAAAATTAAACGTAAACTGAATAAAATGGCGAAATCTACATAGTTGGTATAGCTTTTGAAACGCTTTAAAACGCTTCTTTAATCCAGTTCGAAATGGAAGGTTCTATTGGTTAACACAAAAACGCAAAAAACTCCCAAACGAATGGTTTGGGAGTTTTTTTGCGTGAAAATCGAAAATTGATGATTAGAAATAGGAAAAAGAAATGTATGATATGATAATAAGAAAATAAGAAAGATATATAATGATATGTTTTCACATTGGAGTGGATAAAAAAGTGGGTTGGTTCATTCTGACGCTTATTGGTATTGCAGCTGGTACATTTGGGAGTTTGCTTGGGCTAGGAGGAGGGATTATTCTTGTACCCGCCTTGTTTTATTTGTCCAACTTCATTCCGGGAGTACCCGAAATAACACCTCAGCTTGCGATAGGTACATCGCTTATGCTTATTATTATTACAGCGTTGTCCTCAAGTATTAGCTATGCCAAGCAAAAGTTAATTGATGTTTCAAGCGCCTTTTTATTTTTTATAGGCAGCGCACCGGGAGCTATTATCGGTGCATGGCTCTCCTCTTTTTTCGACAAAGATTCCTTTAACCTGTATTATGGAATTTTCATGCTCTTTATGCTTGTTCTTTTGTCATATCGATCAAAGCTTGCCATAGGCAAGGAAAATCGGTGGAAAACGACGAAAACATATACGGATGTAAGCGGCCAGGTGTATACATATGGATATTCTAAACCGGTTGCAATTAGCATTGCACTGGTAGTTGGTATCTTGTCGAGTGTATTCGGTATCGGCGGAGGCGCGTTGCTCGTTCCTTTTCTCCTTGTGATGTTTCGGTTTCCGCCGCATGTGGCTGCAGCCACTTCCATGTTCGTTATTCTGTTGTCTTCGCTTGTCGGCAGCATCACACACATTACACTTGACCATATCGTATGGAGCGCAGTCATTGCCATTGCGCCAGGTGCTTGGATTGGAGGGCTTTTAGGAAGCCGACTGTCACGCAAGCTTTCAGGCAAATGGCTGGAAAGAATTTTGCGTTTTGTTCTGCTTTTGATTGCCGTGCGTATGCTTTGGCAAGGACTACTATGAGATAAGGAGGAGATACGGTGGAAAAAGGGGAAGGTATCCTACACATTCTGCATACGAACGATTTGCATAGCCATTTCGAATGGATGGGGCGCATTGCTGCCGGATTGAAAACGATGCGGCTTACGTTGCAGGAAAGAGAAGAAACTGTAGTTACCGTTGACTTGGGCGATCATATGGATAGGGCACATCTGAAAACGGAAGCGTCCTGGGGGCAGGCCAATATTGATGTGCTGAACGAAACAGGATATGATTTGGCAACCATCGGCAATAATGAAGGATTGACTTTCCCCCGGATAGAGTTTGATCAACTGTACCGCAACGCTGCTTTTCCTGTCATCTGTGCCAATCTGTTAGATGCAAAAACAAAGCAAATCCCTCCTTTTCTCAGCCCTTATATTATTCAGCAATACGGTGACCTAACTGTCGGTTGGATTGGCGTTACAGCGTCATTCCCTTCAGTCTATGAGTTGTTGGGGTTAACCGCACTTGTACCTGAGGAAGTCGTAGCTAAATATGTAGCGGCTATTCGCGCGCGTGTTGATCTTATCGTTATTCTTTCGCATATTGGATATGGTCGGGATGTTGAAATGGCCCGCAGTATCAAAGGAATCGACATTATTTTAGGCGCACATACCCATACATATTTGGCGGAAGGAGAGCGGGTAGAGAATACGCTCATCTGTCAGACCGGGAAATTCGGGCAATACATCGGTCATGTAACTGTAACATATGATAGACAGACAAGGGTTATACGGAAAATGCATGCCAATTGCTTGCCGACCCGGCTGTACAAACCAGATGAAAAGGTGGAAGAAGTAATCGAGCGACACGGGGAAATGGCTGAGAGCATTATGGGAGAAGTCATCACTAGTTTAAAGTCTGATCTTCCTGTATCATGGGAAGAAGAGTCACCGCTGTCTAACCTGTTGGCGGATGGATTACGCTCATGGGTAGATGCAGAAGTGAGCTTTGTGAACTCTGGGACACTCTTGTTTTCTTTGCGAAAGGGGGAGGTTACCCGTAAAGACTTACTGTCTTTGTGTCCTCACCCGATTAATCCCTGTAGAATGAAGCTAAAAGGAAATCAGTTGCTGGTGATTCTGGAAGAAGCGTTAGATGTGTCGGTTATCCGCAGGGAAGTGAATGGATTTGGCTTCCGTGGCAAAGTTATCGGCTGGTTAAGCATAGATGGAGCTGAAGTGTATTACGACCGACATGCTCCTATCGGACAGCGCATTAAACGTGTAGAAATACAGGGGATTCCGCTGCAAGCAGATCGATTGTATACGGTCGGTACGATTGATATGTTTACGTTTGGCATTATATTCCCGATGTTCAAACAGGGAACGGAAAAACAGTTCTATATTCCGGAATTCTTGCGGGATGTATTGCGAAAACAGCTACAGGACGAAAAGGAATTACAGAAATCTGCACGCAAGCGTTGGCATGAGATATAAGCGGGATATACTAGAAAAAACCGCATTAGTATTATAGAAGAGCGTGTTCAAAAAGGAGGATAAACAGAGCCGTGAAGTTCAAGGCGCGGCAGGTCCGGGCAGCGGAGCGTAGATGAGACTACGTGAGCAGCGGAGGCGCAATGCCATGCAGAAATTCGCAGCTCTGTTTCCCAGACTTTTTGAACATCCTCTAGAAGTGAAAGGGGTAATCAGATTTTATGAAGCTAGTCAATGACATTTATAACATGTATCGTGATAAGTTAACGGGTGATGAAGAGGACGTGACAGCCATCGTTATGGGGCTGCTACATGGACAAAGTAAAGAGGAATTAATGCAATGGATTCAGGAGATGCAGGATACGGAGATTTATCAGATGCTTGGGCTGTATTTGATGGAGATGCTGCGTGTGAAGATGGCGGAGGAAGGCGTAGGGAGCGTACGACCGGAAAACACCCGTCAGCACCGCTACCATTAAGGAGTCACCGGGTCCGCGCCATTTACATACTGTAAAGAGAGACGGAAAGGGGTAAGGAGGGCAAAAGAATGATTGAGATGAAACCGCTTGTGCTTGATGGTCATCAAGTGACCGCGATTTCAGTACAGTTACCAAAAACCAACCTTTTAATGGTTACAACGGAAAGAGGATATATCATGTGCGGTGCACTTGATGTGGGCCTGTTGAATGAACGTCTTGCCGACCGGGGTATTATTGCAGGAAGAGCACTCGGTGTGCGTACCATCGAACAATTGCTTGAAGCGCCACTTGAATCAGTCACCGTAGCGGCTAGAGAGATAGGAATCGAACCGGGTATGAAAGGAAAAGACGCGATTATTGCAATGCTGTAGCTTTCCTCTGGAAAGCTCTTTTTTTAGGTCGATTTCCTAAAGTAGCATATGTATAATGAGAAAAAGATACTAGAGGACGTGAGGAGCTAATTACGTATGCGACTAATTTCGATTCAACGATGCCAGGCCGGCATGGTTTTGGCGCAGCCAATTTGTACGGATCAGGGAACAATACTGCTCAATACGGATATGGAATTGACAGAGCATATCATTGAGCGACTCAAACAAAAAGGGGTTTACACATTATACATACAAGATGAAGCGACGGAAGATCTGGAAGTAGAAGAGATCGTATCGCCAGAGACGAGGCGTGCAGCTGTAAAAGTCATTTATCAGGGATTTTCGGAGATTATTCATGCAGAGAAGAAATGGAAATCTCGTCTTTCTCCCAATACTATTACAGCTTTCCGTAATGTATTCGAGTCGATTCTCGGCGATTTGAAACGTAACCGCAAAGCATTGGGACTATTGAGTGATATGTACATTCAAGATCATTATGTATATGCACATTCGCTGAATGTTGCTATTTATGCTGCTGCAGTTGGTCTTCAATTAGGGTATAACGATAAAGAGTTGCTTGAACTCGGAATAGGTGCGATGCTGCATGATATCGGAAAGCTGATGATTCCTGATGAAATCCTGCATAAGCCCGGCCGGTTAACAGATGATGAGTTTTCTATTATGAAAAAGCATACGGAATACGGGTTTGATTATTTACGACATCAGCAGGGCATTCCGCTGTTGGCGGCACACTGTGCATATCAACATCATGAACGCATGGATGGATCCGGGTATCCTCGTGGACTAAAAGGGGAGGATATTCATAAATACGCACGTTTACTTGCAGTATGTGATGTATTTGATGCGTTGACAACAAACCGTGTATATCGCGAAGCGATGCTTCCACATAATGCCATGGAGATTATTTTTGGCGGAACGGGGACCCAATTTGAGTCAGAGGTTGTAGAAGCGTTCCGCAGGACGGTTGCTATTTATCCGGTCGGCCTAACCGTCACGCTAAGCAATGGCGCCACCGGCATTGTGGTGGACTATAACCGCAATTTGCCTGCACGTCCGATCGTACGTGTGATTAAGCACGAAGATGGAGACAAGGCAGAGCCGTATTATGAAATCGATCTCTCCAAGGAGCTAAATATAACGATTGTGCAGTGTGACACAATTTTGTAATAGCTGAGGTGGATGAATGAGATGAGGTACGGGATGAAGTTGAAGAAGTACGTAACGAGCACGGTAGATAATGTATATGCGTTTAAAAATGTGCCGACTGAAGTTGTCGGCACTATTTTTGCTAAAGCAAGCTTGGATTCACGCGGCATCCGTGACCACTTGGATGACATAATCAGGGAAGGCATGGTTCACTTACCGGATACAGCTTATACAGAAGGGTTTATGAAGAGAGGGGAGGGAACCTACGACCATCCCAGCGCGAAAGAACATGCATTTGTTCAATTCTGTGTTGAGGGTGTATCGCATTGGTTTACTGAAATTTTGGAGACTGTCCAGGCTGCCAAGGGATTATCTTTTACAGAGTTCGGTTGCTGTCTGCGGAAGCAGCAGAATTTCATCATACCTGCCGAACTGGATAGGCATCCGGAGCTAAAAGAGCGGTACATTGCCTTTGGACAGGAATGTGCGGAGCGATATAAGGAATTTGTCTCTTTATTCTTCGAAATCATTAAAACAAAAAATCCACAGATGGAAGATGCTTCAATCGAGAAGCTAGCCTGTGAGAATGCGCGAAGTGTGCTACCTCTTGCTGCGAAATCAAACGTAGCCATTACCGGTAATGCTCGTGCTATTTCGGACGCCATTGTGGAAATGCTGGCGCATGAAGGCTACAACCGCGAAGTAGCAGAGACAGCAGAAAAAATTCGGATGCATACGGCTGAGGTGCTTCCATCCCTTATCGGCCAGTTGGAAGCAACACCGTACGCACGCTCTTATGTAGCTGAGTTCTACCAACGGAGAATACGGCAGGTCGCAACGCTGCCAGTCTATAGCGGTCCTTTTGTTGAAGTATCGGACAAGGCACTGGCGCTTTCCTTTACCCGAGTAGAAGATATGGTGCTTGGTGATTTGTCGCAGATAAGTCAGTGGAACGAGCTACCTACAGTCATGCGAGCATTCGGCAAACGAATCGCCATTACTTGCTCCGAAGGCTGTCATCATCAGATTATTCGCCATAGGGCGTTCGATTTTTCATTGCAGCTCCCTGATACGCGTTACGGCCTCATTCTGCCGCGAGAAGTAGTGACAGTAAGTGGTACAGCAGCGGCGAAGCGTATTATGGACGTACTGTTATTGATGCGGAATAAATCACATGAGCTGTACGACACTCTTGTGCAGACTGGCCTTATCGGCATTGCGCCGTATGTAGTATTGAATGCAAATGCACGCCGTTTGCCATTCTATGTCAATATGTACGGATTGGCTCATTTTGTGACACTTCATAAGGAAGAACATGTACAGGATGAAATTCGTAGCGTCGCTTCTCAACTGGAGCGGATTTTTCGGGAGGAAGAACAGGCGTTATCCGGTTTTAAAATGGACCGCCGTTCTAGGGAATAAAAGTTCCGGTTATATCGCTTGAAAAACGCGCAGCCATGGCTGCGCGTTTTTCTTACTGTTTCTTCTGTTTGAGGAGATAGAAAATGTAGGTAATAAGATACAATACGATAAAGATGATAGAAACACGGTACATTGCGGCATAGCTTGCCGATTTGGCCACAAAGCCTAGAGCCATAGCCCCAGCTCCTATCCCTAAATCAAATCCGGAGAAGAACGTGCCGTTTGCGGCTCCACGCCGGTTAACGGCCACACGATTAATCGTCCATGCTTGTAGCGTTGGTTGAATGGCCCCAAAGCCGATGCCATAAAATAATGAAGCAAAAATGAGTGAAGGCACGCTGCTGGAATAAGATAAAAGCAGAAGTCCAGCTATCGTAAAGAATGCTCCGGGAAGGAGAATCCACACATGTCCCCTTCGATCAAACAGTTTCCCGGCTATCGGACGGACAAGCATAACCATTAGCGCATTGGCGAGAAAAAACCATCCCACATTAACAATGCCTGCCTCCTGGCCGAACAGTGTGATAAAAGTAACGATCCCTCCATATGTAACCCCCAACATCATGGCGAGAAAAGAAGGAAAGAGAGCTTTCTTCTCAAGTAGATCATCCAGCTTGCTTCGTTGTTTGTTCTCTTCAACAGGAGCAGAAGCAGGGACATCAGGATAGTGAATCGTCTGCGAGATAAGGAAGCTGAAAATAGCTAGTAGTGTACAAAGGAAAAATAGCCAGCCAAAACCGGATTTCTCCATTAGCCAAATGCCGAACAAGGGGGCTAAAGCCATGGCCAATGTGCTCGACAGGCCGTAGTATCCCATTCCTTCGCCGCGTCGTTCTGGAGGAATAATATCAGAGATTACTGTGCCGAACGTTGTCGTAGTAATCCCCCATCCAACGCCATGAATCACACGAAGGCTTAAAATCAGAAAGATAGTCGTGACCCAATAATAGCCAGCCATTGACAGGATAAAAATAATAAGTCCAATAACCATAACTTTCCTGCGCCCAAGGGTATCAAGGGCTTTTCCTGCAAACGGGCGGGCCAATAGAGCGGACACGGTGAAAATGCCGATAACCAATCCAACTGCCAGTTCGTCTCCCCCATTTCTTTCGACATAGATAGGCAGTGTTGGAATTAGCATCTGAAAGCTCGTAAATAAAAAAAGATTAGATAATGTTGTCAAAATGAATGCGCGTGTCCAGAGCGGGGATTCTGTAGCGCCATGTGGCAAAGAAGGCAAAAAACCATCTCCTTTTCCCGGGAAAGATTTACTATAATTTTAGCGCAAATGAGCAGAAATTGCTAAAAAATTCAAGCATTTGCTTCGTTTCACAAACAGTTACGACTTTTTGTGCATTGAATGGTCATATGGTGCTGCCTATAATGTGGGAAAGGAGAAAGAGGAGGCTAGCCAACATGAAGAAACAAATCTTACTGCCGATGCTTCTATCCGCTTTTATACTGGGATCCGTGGCAGGACCAATACATAATCGCGCGGAAGCTGCATCTACGCTCAAGTATGGTATGAAAAATGGCGCTGTAAAGGATTTGCAAGTTCGTTTGGGTACTCTGGGCCACCTTTCTGCAAAGGCTACAGGATACTACGGTACACTGACTGAGGCTGCAGTGCGCAAGTTTCAGCGTGAGCAAGGATTATCTGTCGACGGAGTGGCCGGTCCGAATACAATGGCCAGGCTTGCGCGATTAACAGTAAGCAAAGCCGAACTTGATAAGCTGGCTCGTGTCATTCACGGTGAAGCACGCGGTGAATCATTTGAAGGCCAGGTAGCGGTAGGTGCGGTCGTTATGAACCGTCTCAAATCGGATAAATTCCCGAAAACGATTCATGACGTAATTTTTCAACCTGGAGCATTTACAGCTGTGTCTGATGGTCAGTATAAACTAAAGCCAAGTAAACAGGCGTATCGCGCTGCACGGGCGGCAATACGTGGTCAAGATCCATCCGGTAAATCGTTGTACTACTTTAATCCAGACATCGCCACTTCAAAATGGATTTGGACGCGCCACCAAACAAAGAAAATTGGAAAACATATATTTGCCAAATAAACTCAAGCCCCCCCGTTTCTTTATGATACGGGGATTTTATTTGCGGCATGCAGGGGAAGAAGGTACGATGAAAGGGTAAAGCAGCGAAAATGAAGTAAGGAGGATACTCATGATTGCATACGAACGAGAGCGTGAATTTGTGATGGTAACCCAGCATCATCATGCTCTAGCATCAGGAGAAATGGCTAACAGATGGAAGGCTGAATACTTTATTGGAAAAGAAAAACGCAAAGAGGTTATTTGGAGTATTAGTCAACATGATCGTGGCTGGATTGACTTGGATGATACGCCATTCTGGAACGATGCAACCCGTAAGCCGTATACGTTTATCGATTTTCCGCTTGTGCCTAAACTTTCTTTCTATCGAAAAGGAGTAGATGAAGTAGAAGCAGAAAGTTTGTACGGGGGACTGCTTTGTAGTATGCATTATGTTTCATTTTTGCAAGGAACTTCAGAAGAGGCAGCGCTGGCATATGTGCGAGACGAGAAAGCTCGTCAGCTTCATTTGAAAGAAAAGTTGGGTATAAGAGAAGCAGAGCAAGCAGAATTGGACTTTCATTTCGAGTTGTTGCAATTTTGTGACAACCTGTCCCTGTATATGTGTCTCCAGGAGCCAGGAATAACGAAAGAACAGGAAGTGGGTTGGTATCGGAACGGTTTCCCTCAAAAGTTTACTTTCAGTGGAGGAAAGAAAATCATTCCCCGCTGGCTTAACAGAAAAACTGCCTGTCTTGCTCCGTTTCCGTTCGAGGAGGAATTTGAAGTTTCTGTACCATTTAAAGAAGTTTCAAAAGATGAAATACAGAAGGTAGGGCTAGCGCAAGCCTACC
Protein-coding sequences here:
- a CDS encoding sulfite exporter TauE/SafE family protein codes for the protein MDKKVGWFILTLIGIAAGTFGSLLGLGGGIILVPALFYLSNFIPGVPEITPQLAIGTSLMLIIITALSSSISYAKQKLIDVSSAFLFFIGSAPGAIIGAWLSSFFDKDSFNLYYGIFMLFMLVLLSYRSKLAIGKENRWKTTKTYTDVSGQVYTYGYSKPVAISIALVVGILSSVFGIGGGALLVPFLLVMFRFPPHVAAATSMFVILLSSLVGSITHITLDHIVWSAVIAIAPGAWIGGLLGSRLSRKLSGKWLERILRFVLLLIAVRMLWQGLL
- a CDS encoding bifunctional metallophosphatase/5'-nucleotidase, with translation MEKGEGILHILHTNDLHSHFEWMGRIAAGLKTMRLTLQEREETVVTVDLGDHMDRAHLKTEASWGQANIDVLNETGYDLATIGNNEGLTFPRIEFDQLYRNAAFPVICANLLDAKTKQIPPFLSPYIIQQYGDLTVGWIGVTASFPSVYELLGLTALVPEEVVAKYVAAIRARVDLIVILSHIGYGRDVEMARSIKGIDIILGAHTHTYLAEGERVENTLICQTGKFGQYIGHVTVTYDRQTRVIRKMHANCLPTRLYKPDEKVEEVIERHGEMAESIMGEVITSLKSDLPVSWEEESPLSNLLADGLRSWVDAEVSFVNSGTLLFSLRKGEVTRKDLLSLCPHPINPCRMKLKGNQLLVILEEALDVSVIRREVNGFGFRGKVIGWLSIDGAEVYYDRHAPIGQRIKRVEIQGIPLQADRLYTVGTIDMFTFGIIFPMFKQGTEKQFYIPEFLRDVLRKQLQDEKELQKSARKRWHEI
- a CDS encoding DUF6154 family protein, which gives rise to MKLVNDIYNMYRDKLTGDEEDVTAIVMGLLHGQSKEELMQWIQEMQDTEIYQMLGLYLMEMLRVKMAEEGVGSVRPENTRQHRYH
- a CDS encoding YunC family protein — protein: MIEMKPLVLDGHQVTAISVQLPKTNLLMVTTERGYIMCGALDVGLLNERLADRGIIAGRALGVRTIEQLLEAPLESVTVAAREIGIEPGMKGKDAIIAML
- a CDS encoding HD-GYP domain-containing protein translates to MRLISIQRCQAGMVLAQPICTDQGTILLNTDMELTEHIIERLKQKGVYTLYIQDEATEDLEVEEIVSPETRRAAVKVIYQGFSEIIHAEKKWKSRLSPNTITAFRNVFESILGDLKRNRKALGLLSDMYIQDHYVYAHSLNVAIYAAAVGLQLGYNDKELLELGIGAMLHDIGKLMIPDEILHKPGRLTDDEFSIMKKHTEYGFDYLRHQQGIPLLAAHCAYQHHERMDGSGYPRGLKGEDIHKYARLLAVCDVFDALTTNRVYREAMLPHNAMEIIFGGTGTQFESEVVEAFRRTVAIYPVGLTVTLSNGATGIVVDYNRNLPARPIVRVIKHEDGDKAEPYYEIDLSKELNITIVQCDTIL
- a CDS encoding FAD-dependent thymidylate synthase yields the protein MRYGMKLKKYVTSTVDNVYAFKNVPTEVVGTIFAKASLDSRGIRDHLDDIIREGMVHLPDTAYTEGFMKRGEGTYDHPSAKEHAFVQFCVEGVSHWFTEILETVQAAKGLSFTEFGCCLRKQQNFIIPAELDRHPELKERYIAFGQECAERYKEFVSLFFEIIKTKNPQMEDASIEKLACENARSVLPLAAKSNVAITGNARAISDAIVEMLAHEGYNREVAETAEKIRMHTAEVLPSLIGQLEATPYARSYVAEFYQRRIRQVATLPVYSGPFVEVSDKALALSFTRVEDMVLGDLSQISQWNELPTVMRAFGKRIAITCSEGCHHQIIRHRAFDFSLQLPDTRYGLILPREVVTVSGTAAAKRIMDVLLLMRNKSHELYDTLVQTGLIGIAPYVVLNANARRLPFYVNMYGLAHFVTLHKEEHVQDEIRSVASQLERIFREEEQALSGFKMDRRSRE
- a CDS encoding MFS transporter — its product is MPSLPHGATESPLWTRAFILTTLSNLFLFTSFQMLIPTLPIYVERNGGDELAVGLVIGIFTVSALLARPFAGKALDTLGRRKVMVIGLIIFILSMAGYYWVTTIFLILSLRVIHGVGWGITTTTFGTVISDIIPPERRGEGMGYYGLSSTLAMALAPLFGIWLMEKSGFGWLFFLCTLLAIFSFLISQTIHYPDVPASAPVEENKQRSKLDDLLEKKALFPSFLAMMLGVTYGGIVTFITLFGQEAGIVNVGWFFLANALMVMLVRPIAGKLFDRRGHVWILLPGAFFTIAGLLLLSYSSSVPSLIFASLFYGIGFGAIQPTLQAWTINRVAVNRRGAANGTFFSGFDLGIGAGAMALGFVAKSASYAAMYRVSIIFIVLYLITYIFYLLKQKKQ
- a CDS encoding cell wall hydrolase, with translation MKKQILLPMLLSAFILGSVAGPIHNRAEAASTLKYGMKNGAVKDLQVRLGTLGHLSAKATGYYGTLTEAAVRKFQREQGLSVDGVAGPNTMARLARLTVSKAELDKLARVIHGEARGESFEGQVAVGAVVMNRLKSDKFPKTIHDVIFQPGAFTAVSDGQYKLKPSKQAYRAARAAIRGQDPSGKSLYYFNPDIATSKWIWTRHQTKKIGKHIFAK
- a CDS encoding DUF3891 family protein; the protein is MIAYEREREFVMVTQHHHALASGEMANRWKAEYFIGKEKRKEVIWSISQHDRGWIDLDDTPFWNDATRKPYTFIDFPLVPKLSFYRKGVDEVEAESLYGGLLCSMHYVSFLQGTSEEAALAYVRDEKARQLHLKEKLGIREAEQAELDFHFELLQFCDNLSLYMCLQEPGITKEQEVGWYRNGFPQKFTFSGGKKIIPRWLNRKTACLAPFPFEEEFEVSVPFKEVSKDEIQKVGLAQAYQKAQWKTRDIAFVL